From the genome of Phreatobacter cathodiphilus, one region includes:
- a CDS encoding LolA family protein, with the protein MTAKTCASRPSPTGSAARMAALGCALAALAGLGSTTLPAAAGERPLILAQGAPLQLGPPGGATPPARGAPTAPPTQPGTAPAAAPAAGAPLSSPVRRAAPRAARGVDADSRDIAQQVNAYFNSIRYMQGDFVQIGPDGRRTTGKLYLDKPGKIRFQYNPPSPVEVIADGQSVAVRDRRLNTQDIYPLSQTPLRFLLSDRVDILRDANVTSVTRDPEYVIVMLEERQALGGTNRLMVLFNASDMTLRQWTVYDAQGYETSVALHNLDPRTRPDQRLFRINYQRLLE; encoded by the coding sequence ATGACCGCAAAGACCTGCGCGAGCCGGCCCTCGCCGACCGGTTCCGCGGCGCGGATGGCGGCCCTCGGCTGCGCCCTCGCGGCCCTCGCCGGGCTCGGCTCGACCACCCTCCCGGCGGCCGCCGGAGAGCGGCCCCTCATCCTAGCCCAGGGCGCGCCGCTCCAGCTCGGCCCGCCCGGCGGCGCCACCCCGCCGGCTCGCGGCGCTCCCACGGCACCGCCGACCCAGCCGGGAACGGCGCCTGCCGCCGCCCCCGCCGCAGGCGCTCCCCTGTCCTCGCCGGTGCGCCGCGCGGCACCGCGCGCCGCGCGCGGCGTCGACGCCGATTCCCGCGACATCGCCCAGCAGGTCAACGCCTACTTCAACAGCATCCGCTACATGCAGGGCGACTTCGTACAGATCGGCCCCGACGGCCGCCGCACCACCGGCAAGCTCTATCTCGACAAGCCCGGCAAGATCCGCTTCCAGTACAATCCGCCGAGCCCGGTGGAGGTGATCGCCGACGGCCAGTCGGTGGCGGTGCGCGACCGGCGGCTCAACACCCAGGACATCTACCCCCTGTCGCAGACGCCGCTACGCTTCCTCCTGTCCGACCGGGTCGACATCCTGCGCGACGCCAACGTCACCTCGGTCACGCGCGACCCCGAATACGTCATCGTCATGCTGGAGGAGCGCCAGGCGCTCGGCGGCACCAACCGGCTGATGGTGCTCTTCAACGCCTCGGACATGACGCTGCGTCAGTGGACGGTCTACGACGCCCAGGGCTACGAGACCTCCGTGGCCCTCCACAACCTCGACCCGCGCACCCGGCCGGACCAGCGGCTGTTCCGCATCAACTACCAGCGCCTGCTGGAGTGA